A stretch of the Medicago truncatula cultivar Jemalong A17 chromosome 5, MtrunA17r5.0-ANR, whole genome shotgun sequence genome encodes the following:
- the LOC11431513 gene encoding auxin response factor 17 codes for MSSPPATMSVPPPRRVKSKIWQTCAGPSVNVPKVRSKVYYFPHGHLEHACPSPNPQTITVIDGYGPSFPCIITAVDLLADPHTDEVFAKLLLSPVTEGQEFPEVVDEEDDGGDKFVSFVKTLTKSDSNNGGGFSVPRICADLIFPKLDLNSPFPSQQLSVTDVHDRVWKFAHVYRGRPKRHLFTTGWTPFVNTKKLVAGDSIVFMKNTAGDIVVGIRRNIKFAAAETKAVNNKKEEGKENGLEVKREGFSRGGRRGMLTEKAVIEAVELAEKNLAFEVIYYPRANWCNFVVDANVVDDAMKIGWASGMRVKLPLKIDESSNSKMTFFQPQGTISNVSSVPNWRMLQVNWDELEILQNQNRVNPWQVELISHTPAVHLPFLSTKKPRLVQDSALFCDDKGDPFIPMIEFPKRSLNQTLLNCGYFPAGMQGARHDHLSLSGFSNSLNDNSYSFFVNNLNIDMPTTNDLSPNNLDSLNTFETDFVETHNSNIKGVGSGSIKLFGKIIKPVESDVHDSGTKGEDSSKGSNEI; via the exons ATGTCTTCCCCACCGGCAACCATGTCTGTCCCTCCGCCACGCCGCGTGAAATCCAAAATTTGGCAGACATGTGCCGGTCCATCGGTGAACGTTCCAAAGGTACGTTCTAAAGTTTATTACTTCCCACATGGTCACTTGGAACATGCCTGCCCTTCCCCTAACCCTCAAACAATCACGGTTATTGATGGATATGGTCCTTCCTTTCCTTGTATCATCACAGCCGTTGATCTCCTAGCTGATCCTCACACCGATGAGGTCTTCGCCAAATTGCTACTCAGTCCGGTAACTGAAGGACAAGAATTTCCTGAGGTTGTTGACGAAGAAGACGACGGTGGTGATAAGTTTGTTTCCTTCGTAAAGACTCTTACAAAATCTGATTCTAATAACGGTGGTGGATTCTCTGTACCTCGCATTTGTGCTGACTTGATCTTCCCTAAGCTTGACTTAAATTCTCCTTTTCCATCTCAGCAATTGTCTGTTACTGATGTTCATGACCGAGTTTGGAAGTTTGCTCATGTCTATCGAGGGAGACCCAAAAGACACCTTTTTACTACTGGTTGGACTCCGTTTGTGAACACGAAAAAACTCGTTGCCGGTGATTCTATTGTTTTCATGAAAAACACTGCCGGAGATATAGTGGTTGGAATCCGCAGAAACATTAAGTTTGCTGCAGCTGAAACAAAAGCAGTGAATAATAAGAAGGAGGAGGGTAAAGAGAATGGTTTGGAGGTTAAGAGAGAGGGCTTTTCTCGAGGCGGGAGAAGGGGAATGCTAACCGAGAAGGCGGTTATTGAGGCAGTGGAGTTGGCGGAAAAGAATCTGGCATTTGAAGTTATATATTACCCTAGGGCTAATTGGTGCAATTTTGTAGTtgatgcaaatgttgtggatgATGCTATGAAGATTGGTTGGGCATCTGGAATGAGAGTGAAGCTTCCTTTGAAGATTGATGAATCTTCAAATTCAAAGATGACATTTTTTCAGCCTCAAGGAACAATTTCTAATGTGTCCAGTGTCCCTAATTGGCGCATGCTTCAG GTTAACTGGGATGAACTTGAAATTTTGCAAAATCAAAACCGCGTCAATCCTTGGCAAGTTGAACTTATTTCCCACACACCTGCAGTGCATCTACCATTCCTCTCAACAAAAAAGCCTAGACTAGTTCAAGATTCTGCCTTGTTCTGTGATGACAAGGGTGATCCCTTCATTCCTATGATAGAGTTCCCTAAGAGATCTTTGAACCAAACATTGTTGAATTGTGGTTATTTTCCAGCAGGCATGCAGGGAGCCAGGCATGATCATTTATCTCTATCAGGTTTTTCCAACTCTTTGAATGATAATAGTTATAGTTTCTTTGTAAACAATCTAAACATTGACATGCCGACAACCAACGACTTGTCGCCAAATAACCTTGATAGTTTGAACACCTTTGAGACAGATTTTGTTGAGactcacaacagcaacataAAAGGAGTTGGGTCTGGTTCAATTAAGTTATTTGGTAAGATCATAAAGCCTGTTGAAAGTGATGTCCATGATTCCGGTACCAAGGGAGAAGATTCCTCTAAGGGATCCAATGAAATTTAA
- the LOC11425847 gene encoding E3 ubiquitin-protein ligase SINA-like 7: MSSKKNNSVSVIVSNPKVLNCSNCFELLTIPLYKCDNGHIVCSTCCDKLEKKCPKCYISSKRCKAIENILQSMEEISCPNEKHGCRETISYCRNRKHEKECIYEPCYCPFSGCDFVASSEVLSSHFSQKHGDSQNKFSYDHSFIVSLNSNDETVVLQEKNDGQLFILKNITMFLGNAVNVCCIGPKSSESKYSYNILACSKMSELKFHTFAKNVQRVTLKTLSSKFLVIPFGFSEPLEIEICIRSFPCDSMMQIFIKKLDGKVLPLRVKSSDTIYSVKEKIFNKEKYAIIDQRLIFSGNQLPDHQTIANCNIEEKSAIFLVFRLMGD; encoded by the exons ATGAGTAGCAAAAAGAATAACTCCGTTTCTGTTATTGTTTCCAACCCTAAGGTTCTTAATTGCTCCAATTGTTTTGAACTCTTAACCATTCCACTCTATAAG TGTGATAATGGCCATATTGTTTGCTCTACCTGCTGTGATAAACTTGAGAAGAAGTGTCCGAAGTGCTACATTAGCTCGAAACGTTGTAAAGCCATTGAGAATATATTGCAATCTATGGAAGAAATATCATGTCCGAATGAAAAACATGGTTGCAGGGAGACAATAAGTTACTGCAGAAATAGGAAGCATGAAAAAGAATGTATCTATGAGCCATGTTACTGCCCCTTTTCAGGTTGTGACTTCGTTGCATCATCAGAAGTGCTGTCCAGCCATTTTAGCCAAAAACACGGGGattctcaaaataaattttcttatgATCACTCCTTCATTGTCTCCTTGAATTCTAATGATGAAACCGTTGTTCTTCAAGAGAAAAACGATGGCCAATTATTTATCCTCAAAAATATTACTATGTTTTTGGGAAACGCGGTCAATGTTTGCTGCATTGGTCCAAAATCTTCTGAGTCCAAGTATAGTTATAATATTTTAGCTTGTTCTAAGATGAGTGAGCTGAAATTTCACACTTTTGCGAAGAATGTCCAACGGGTTACTTTGAAAACTCTTTCATCAAAGTTCCTTGTGATTCCATTTGGTTTTTCTGAACCTCTCGAGATAGAAATTTGCATCAGATCATTTCCTTGTGATTCCATG ATGCAAATATTCATAAAGAAGCTGGATGGAAAGGTGTTACCCTTGAGGGTTAAGAGTTCAGACACGATATACAGTGTGAAGGAGAAGATTTTTAACAAGGAAAAGTACGCAATAATCGATCAACGTCTGATCTTTTCCGGTAATCAACTACCTGATCATCAGACCATTGCCAATTGCAACATCGAAGAGAAGTCAGCCATCTTCCTCGTCTTTCGCCTCATGGGCGACTAG
- the LOC11437061 gene encoding uncharacterized protein yields MSTSDTCSQVYHSRLVSKFCIKSITKSNNGEKPGSNFHPSSSKNQPLSGKNRVEDSREPVVNEEEENTNREEEQGISQRKTRGRTLCKKIHARTFEERVEVTYNDVDQPIGPTKKVVSDLSLFLGTLARNSTFCPLKYTNWSGMPEKNKNRVWRYANRKFILSVEARDWVETTVRDAWRRYKYKIKQHHFLKYPNMTERLKHRPPKVPIAHFRALCEFWSKEPIQALAESNARNRAQLKWLHRMGPQNFSLTREKLVNFALN; encoded by the exons ATGAGCACTTCTGACACTTGTTCCCAAGTTTATCACAGCAG GCTTGTTAGCAAGTTCTGCATCAAAAGTATAACCAAGTCAAACAATGGAGAAAAACCGGGAAGCAACTTTCACCCTAGCTCTAGTAAAAATCAGCCACTGTCTGGCAAAAATAGAGTGGAAGATTCGAGAGAACCGGTAGTcaatgaagaagaggaaaacacaaatagagaagaagaacaag GAATATCTCAAAGAAAAACTCGTGGGAGAACTTTGTGCAAAAAGATTCATGCAAGAACTTTTGAAGAGCGAGTAGAAGTGACCTATAATGATGTTGATCAGCCTATCGGTCCCACTAAAAAAGTAGTATCTGACTTGAGCCTCTTCCTGGGAACATTGGCTAGGAACTCAACATTTTGTCCTCTAAAATATACCAACTGGTCAGGAATgccggaaaaaaataaaaaccgtGTATGGAGATATGCTAAT cgGAAGTTTATCTTGTCGGTTGAAGCACGAGATTGGGTTGAGACTACTGTTAGAGATGCATGGAGAAGATATAAGTACAAGATTAAGCAGCATCATTTTCTAAAGTATCCCAACATGACCGAAAGACTTAAACATCGTCCTCCAAAGGTGCCAATAGCTCATTTTAGGGCGCTTTGTGAATTCTGGAGTAAGGAGCCTATACAA GCATTGGCTGAAAGTAACGCTAGAAATAGAGCTCAACTGAAGTGGCTGCATCGAATGGGTCCCCAAAACTTCTCTCTGACTCGTGAAAAACTGGTAAATTTCGCGCTCAATTAA